A section of the Sceloporus undulatus isolate JIND9_A2432 ecotype Alabama chromosome 3, SceUnd_v1.1, whole genome shotgun sequence genome encodes:
- the ACAT1 gene encoding acetyl-CoA acetyltransferase, mitochondrial yields the protein MLGGRRVPKALRALSSYASRGYSSQRGLNEVVIVSAVRTPIGSFQGSLSSHPATKLGSIAIKGAVERAGIPAQEVKEVYMGNVIQAGQGQAPARQATLGAGLPVSTPCTTVNKVCASGMKSIMMAAQSLMCGNQDVMVAGGMESMSHVPYSMSRGATPYGGVKLEDLIVKDGLTDVYNKIHMGNCAENTAKKFSVSREDQDAYAIKSYTKSKEGWDSGVFANEIVPVTISQKGKPDTEVKEDEEYKRVDFSKVPKLKAVFQKENGTVTAANASTLNDGAAALVLMTSDAAKRLNVKPLARIVAFADAAVDPIDFPIAPAHAVPKILSQTGLKKEDINMWEINEAFSVVVLANIKMLDIDPQKVNIHGGAVSLGHPIGMSGARIVVHMAHALKQGQHGLAGICNGGGGASAILIQKL from the exons gcATTATCATCGTATGCAAGCCGTGGTTATTCATCACAACGGGGCTTAAAT GAAGTAGTCATTGTCAGTGCCGTACGGACACCCATTGGATCTTTCCAGGGATCCCTTTCTTCACACCCAGCTACTAAACTTGGTTCCATTGCGATTAAAGGAGCAGTAGAAAGAGCTG GTATCCCTGCACAAGAAGTGAAAGAAGTGTACATGGGCAATGTCATCCAAGCTGGACAAGGACAAGCTCCCGCAAGACAAGCGACGCTTGGGGCAG GTTTACCAGTTTCTACCCCTTGCACAACTGTCAACAAAGTGTGTGCTTCTGGAATGAAATCTATTATGATGGCAGCACAGAGTCTGATGTGTGGGAATCAG GATGTGATGGTGGCTGGTGGAATGGAGAGCATGTCTCATGTGCCCTACTCAATGAGCAGAGGAGCAACACCTTATGGAGGAGTAAAGCTTGAAGATCTGATTGTAAAGGATGGTTTGACAGATGTTTATAACAAAATTCACATG GGTAACTGTGCAGAGAATACAGCTAAGAAATTTTCTGTATCACGGGAGGATCAAGATGCTTATGCTATAAAATCTTACACCAAAAGCAAAGAAgggtgggattctggggttttcGCAAATGAAATTGTACCTGTTACAATTTCTCAGAAAG GGAAACCAGACACAGAGGTTAAAGAAGATGAAGAGTATAAACGTGTTGACTTTTCCAAAGTTCCAAAGCTGAAGgcagtttttcaaaaagaaaacg GAACAGTAACTGCTGCCAATGCCAGTACATTGAATGATGGAGCAGCTGCTTTGGTTCTGATGACTTCAGATGCAGCCAAGAGACTGAATGTTAAACCATTGGCTAGAATAGTAG CTTTTGCAGATGCTGCTGTTGATCCCATTGACTTCCCAATTGCACCAGCACATGCTGTTCCTAAG aTTCTTAGTCAGACAGGACTCAAAAAGGAAGATATTAATATGTGGGAAATCAATGAAGCATTCAGTGTTGTTGTCCTAGCCAACATTAAAATGCTAGATATTGATCCGCAAAAGGTGAATATTCATGGAGGAGCAGTCTCTTTGGGACATCCAATTGG GATGTCTGGAGCAAGAATTGTTGTTCATATGGCTCATGCATTGAAACAAGGACAGCATGGTCTTGCTGGCATttgcaatggaggaggaggagcatctGCAATTCTAATCCAAAAGCTGTAG